Proteins from a single region of Gemmatimonadaceae bacterium:
- a CDS encoding M20/M25/M40 family metallo-hydrolase — MSIARPSPGARRASALALVLGLALRAAPAAAQLSPSEQRIRAYVAEHHEDAIGMLQRAVDINSGTMNLPGVRRVGALFAAALDSLGFETRWANMPDSVKRAGHLIAVHRGKPGTTRILLIGHFDTVFEGEGQQFVREDTLAKGAGSSDMKGGDVIAVYALKALRDIGALKDANITVVFNGDEEAPGLPLDVSRRDLREAAQRSDVALAFEGGSRSEASVSRRGASSWLLTVSARQSHSAGVFSSRAGYGAIYEAARILDAFRRELVGPRYLTFNPGVILGGATVAYDTAHLSGTVAGKTNIIAPSAVVPGDLRFITEGQKDSTRRLMREIVARHLPGTSAEITFEDGYPAMPMTPGGEHLIALYDSTSQSLGYGPVRAQDPGSRGAGDVSFVAPYIDGMDGLGALGRGAHTPREEVDLNSLIMQTERAAVLMDRLLHEKPVGR, encoded by the coding sequence ATGTCGATCGCCCGCCCATCGCCCGGCGCGCGCCGCGCCTCCGCGCTGGCCCTCGTGCTCGGACTCGCGCTCCGCGCCGCGCCCGCCGCCGCCCAGCTCTCGCCCTCCGAGCAGCGGATCCGCGCCTACGTGGCCGAGCACCACGAGGACGCCATCGGCATGCTCCAGCGCGCCGTGGACATCAACAGCGGCACGATGAATCTGCCCGGCGTGCGCCGCGTGGGGGCGCTGTTCGCCGCGGCGCTCGACTCGCTGGGCTTCGAGACCCGTTGGGCGAACATGCCCGACTCGGTCAAGCGCGCCGGCCATCTCATCGCGGTGCACCGGGGCAAGCCCGGCACCACGCGCATCCTGCTCATCGGCCACTTCGACACCGTGTTCGAGGGCGAGGGCCAGCAGTTCGTGCGCGAGGACACGCTGGCCAAGGGCGCCGGCTCCAGCGACATGAAGGGCGGCGACGTGATCGCCGTGTACGCCCTCAAGGCCCTCCGCGACATCGGCGCGCTCAAGGACGCCAACATCACCGTCGTGTTCAACGGCGACGAGGAGGCCCCCGGCCTGCCGCTCGACGTGTCGCGGCGCGACCTGCGCGAGGCCGCCCAACGGAGCGATGTCGCGCTGGCCTTCGAGGGCGGCAGCCGCTCCGAAGCCTCGGTGTCGCGGCGCGGCGCCAGTTCGTGGCTACTCACCGTATCCGCCCGCCAGTCGCACTCGGCCGGGGTGTTCAGCTCGCGCGCCGGCTACGGCGCGATCTACGAAGCGGCGCGCATCCTCGACGCCTTCCGCCGCGAGCTGGTGGGACCGCGGTACCTCACGTTCAACCCCGGCGTCATCCTTGGCGGCGCCACGGTCGCCTACGACACCGCGCATCTTTCCGGCACCGTGGCCGGCAAGACCAACATCATCGCCCCGAGCGCCGTCGTGCCTGGCGACCTACGGTTCATCACCGAGGGCCAGAAGGACAGCACACGCCGGCTGATGCGCGAGATCGTGGCCCGCCACCTGCCCGGCACGTCCGCCGAGATCACGTTCGAGGACGGATATCCGGCCATGCCGATGACCCCGGGCGGCGAGCACCTGATCGCGCTCTACGACTCGACCAGCCAGTCGCTGGGGTACGGCCCCGTGCGCGCCCAGGATCCCGGGTCGCGCGGCGCCGGCGATGTCTCGTTCGTGGCGCCGTACATCGACGGCATGGACGGGCTCGGCGCCCTCGGGCGCGGCGCCCACACGCCGCGCGAAGAGGTCGATCTGAATTCACTGATCATGCAGACCGAGCGCGCCGCGGTGCTCATGGACCGTTT